A genomic segment from Peribacillus sp. ACCC06369 encodes:
- a CDS encoding peptidoglycan-binding domain-containing protein produces the protein MLKKKVLVIIPTVALMLAPLGMGTSITQAASKGSQTQKIETKAETRPTLRKGSRSSYVRDLQQSLKDVKYNVGVDGIFGTQTQNVVREFQVDHNLGSDGIVGPLTWAALDENKVERKQFTEKDAIALGKKKLGNNIVFSGDGRLLKDGKRKSYYNYKAANKDWMDQGGSGTIGWFHIYKDGRVVEQ, from the coding sequence GTGTTGAAGAAGAAAGTATTGGTCATCATTCCAACCGTTGCCCTGATGTTAGCCCCTTTAGGAATGGGAACTTCAATTACCCAAGCAGCATCTAAGGGCAGTCAAACCCAGAAAATCGAAACGAAGGCGGAAACGCGCCCGACCCTCCGGAAAGGCTCGCGTTCTAGTTATGTAAGAGACTTACAGCAAAGCCTTAAAGATGTTAAATATAATGTAGGCGTTGATGGGATTTTCGGCACCCAAACACAAAATGTCGTAAGAGAGTTTCAAGTGGATCATAACCTGGGTTCAGATGGTATCGTTGGACCATTGACATGGGCTGCCTTAGATGAAAATAAGGTAGAAAGAAAACAGTTCACGGAGAAAGACGCGATTGCGTTAGGTAAAAAGAAGCTGGGTAACAATATCGTTTTCAGCGGTGATGGCAGATTGCTGAAAGACGGCAAAAGAAAATCATATTACAATTATAAAGCAGCTAATAAAGATTGGATGGATCAAGGCGGGTCAGGAACGATTGGGTGGTTCCACATTTACAAAGATGGCCGTGTAGTGGAACAATAA
- a CDS encoding LysE family translocator, producing MENFYLFIIMCILLIILPGPDTAIATRNTVTVGTSGGFKTMFGTCCALLIHTSAAVFGLSAIIVKSALLFSIFKYVGAVYLVYLGFKTLWGLRNKQVAAAAETSVKSRYENQSCFKQGFLTNLLNPKVAVFFLTFLPQFVDPGKDTFLPFLIMGITYTVLTAMWFVFYIYLLNQISAFMKKPKTQAIFEGITGTVLIGFGIKLALEKAHN from the coding sequence TACGGCGATAGCCACAAGGAACACCGTTACCGTGGGGACGTCGGGAGGTTTTAAAACGATGTTCGGCACATGCTGTGCCCTGCTTATCCATACATCAGCTGCCGTGTTCGGACTTTCGGCAATCATTGTGAAATCCGCTTTACTATTTTCCATCTTCAAATATGTCGGTGCCGTTTACTTGGTATATCTAGGCTTCAAGACCTTATGGGGATTAAGGAATAAGCAAGTGGCTGCAGCGGCGGAAACGTCAGTCAAAAGTAGGTACGAAAACCAGTCTTGCTTTAAGCAAGGGTTCCTTACCAATCTGCTGAACCCTAAAGTGGCCGTTTTCTTCTTAACGTTTCTGCCTCAGTTCGTGGATCCTGGCAAGGATACGTTTTTACCGTTCCTGATCATGGGCATTACGTATACCGTTTTAACTGCAATGTGGTTTGTATTTTATATCTATCTGTTGAACCAGATCAGTGCTTTTATGAAAAAGCCTAAAACCCAAGCGATTTTCGAGGGTATAACCGGGACGGTCTTGATTGGTTTCGGGATAAAGCTAGCTTTGGAAAAAGCTCATAATTAA
- a CDS encoding phospholipase D family protein, with the protein MTVKTAIKGVLLVLLMYLLYVVVTAVVLFPKEEKEEDRPINQVSAYMGEKEATVDRVLLLEDGYESGLARMRMIQKAQNSIDIAYYAFGKGKSTELFLGALIEAADRGVKVRILLDGISHGLRGQLSSARYALASHENIELRYYETFKPFKPWTWHNRLHDKILTVDGKLGIIGGRNIADKYLASKPPRNFVYDRDVLIFNAKEEKDSVIVEMKDYLHELWTHPYTSDVFSDLSKRQTEKGKRERDALANQYSKALKTNVDFVNPAVDWSKATTPTKKVSFIHNPIERFNKHPIVWRSLVDIAANANQSVLIQSPYIVPADALKEYVPKQMDSKANWTILTNSVASTPNVIAFSGYLALRDSIVETGARLYEYAKPYSLHGKSVVYDQRLSAVGSYNLDSRSAFLNTESMVVIDSEKFAAQLTGAIESKISNSTLVADNNKYIEPPEDQKKEESFFKATFLNALSKVTVYLNRFI; encoded by the coding sequence ATGACTGTAAAAACGGCAATTAAAGGAGTGCTGCTCGTTCTTCTAATGTATTTGCTTTATGTAGTGGTGACGGCAGTGGTTCTTTTCCCCAAAGAAGAAAAAGAAGAAGATAGGCCGATTAATCAAGTAAGTGCATATATGGGAGAGAAGGAAGCCACCGTAGATCGTGTCCTTCTTCTCGAAGACGGTTATGAGTCGGGACTCGCCCGAATGCGAATGATCCAGAAAGCCCAGAATTCAATCGATATTGCCTACTATGCTTTTGGAAAAGGCAAATCAACCGAACTTTTTCTTGGAGCCTTGATCGAAGCGGCTGACCGAGGTGTCAAAGTCCGAATCCTTCTGGATGGAATATCCCATGGACTCAGAGGTCAATTAAGCAGTGCCCGTTATGCATTGGCCTCTCATGAAAACATTGAATTAAGATATTACGAAACCTTTAAGCCATTTAAGCCGTGGACCTGGCATAATCGCCTTCATGATAAGATCCTCACTGTAGATGGAAAGTTAGGCATCATCGGAGGGAGAAATATTGCCGATAAGTATTTAGCTAGCAAGCCGCCGAGGAATTTTGTCTATGACAGGGATGTACTCATTTTCAATGCTAAAGAGGAGAAAGATAGTGTAATCGTTGAAATGAAGGACTATTTGCATGAATTATGGACCCATCCATATACGAGCGATGTTTTTTCGGACCTCTCGAAAAGGCAAACGGAGAAAGGAAAACGTGAAAGAGATGCATTAGCGAATCAATACAGTAAAGCTTTGAAAACTAATGTAGATTTCGTTAATCCTGCCGTCGATTGGAGCAAGGCTACAACACCTACTAAAAAAGTGTCCTTCATACATAATCCCATCGAGCGTTTCAATAAACACCCAATTGTTTGGAGATCTCTAGTGGACATTGCGGCGAATGCCAATCAATCGGTACTCATCCAAAGTCCCTATATTGTTCCTGCGGATGCCTTGAAGGAATATGTACCGAAGCAGATGGATTCAAAGGCTAATTGGACGATACTTACCAACTCGGTGGCATCAACCCCGAATGTGATCGCTTTTTCAGGTTACTTGGCGCTTAGGGATAGTATCGTTGAGACGGGCGCAAGGCTTTATGAATATGCAAAGCCTTATTCTTTGCATGGTAAATCGGTTGTCTATGATCAACGATTAAGTGCAGTGGGTTCCTACAATTTGGATTCTCGATCTGCCTTTTTAAATACAGAATCGATGGTGGTCATCGATAGTGAAAAATTTGCAGCGCAATTGACAGGAGCCATCGAGTCGAAAATCTCAAATAGTACACTCGTTGCGGACAATAATAAATATATAGAACCACCTGAAGATCAGAAAAAGGAAGAGTCTTTTTTTAAAGCCACCTTTTTAAATGCCCTCTCGAAAGTTACGGTATATTTGAATAGGTTCATTTGA
- a CDS encoding MBL fold metallo-hydrolase: MFNLLYLKKANQYMGDIIQYPKENRNMQTLQHLSKHIVYLPPVQVTDRPVLAAVTGNKKTLIIDAGNSVQHAQLFKDELLRNDISGNFLVLTHSHWDHVFGLEHIGIPVICQEKTYNNIKDMQQLSWEDQALDQRVEEGTEIPFCADAIKLEHGTNREISLPLPDIIFEKTMTIDLGNVTCVIEHVGGDHAKDSCIIYVPEEKTLFLGDCLYANLYAEKWNFTAEQASLLVKKIEAYDADTYILSHHEQPCTRLEMEAELKLMKECARTVVKHRGNRALMEQELAKELNRDLTEDELELIGFFVNGYVE, translated from the coding sequence ATGTTTAATTTGCTATACTTGAAAAAAGCCAATCAATATATGGGGGATATCATCCAATATCCGAAGGAGAACAGAAACATGCAAACATTACAGCATCTATCGAAACATATCGTCTATCTGCCGCCAGTTCAGGTAACCGATCGGCCGGTTCTTGCCGCCGTTACGGGAAACAAGAAAACGCTCATCATCGATGCCGGGAATTCCGTCCAGCATGCACAGCTCTTTAAGGACGAATTGCTTCGGAATGATATAAGCGGGAATTTCCTTGTTCTTACCCATTCCCACTGGGACCATGTTTTCGGACTGGAGCATATCGGGATTCCGGTAATTTGTCAGGAAAAAACATACAACAACATTAAAGATATGCAGCAGCTTTCATGGGAAGATCAGGCACTTGATCAACGGGTCGAAGAAGGGACAGAGATTCCCTTTTGCGCCGATGCAATCAAATTGGAACATGGGACGAATAGAGAGATTTCCCTGCCCCTGCCCGATATCATCTTTGAAAAAACGATGACAATCGATCTAGGCAATGTAACCTGTGTAATTGAACATGTCGGCGGCGACCACGCCAAAGATTCCTGCATCATTTATGTTCCAGAAGAAAAAACATTATTTCTGGGAGACTGCCTTTATGCCAATCTTTATGCTGAAAAATGGAATTTTACGGCTGAACAGGCATCGCTGCTCGTTAAGAAAATTGAAGCCTATGATGCCGATACATATATACTCTCCCATCATGAGCAGCCTTGCACGAGACTGGAAATGGAGGCGGAGCTTAAGCTAATGAAAGAATGTGCCAGAACCGTGGTCAAACATCGGGGAAATCGAGCTTTAATGGAGCAGGAATTGGCTAAAGAGTTAAACCGGGATTTAACGGAAGATGAGCTCGAATTGATTGGATTTTTCGTAAATGGTTATGTTGAGTGA